The Sphingomonas sp. HF-S4 sequence TCAGATATCGTCGCGGCGGAGGCGGCGTTTGGGTTGGGGCTCGGGCGCGACGCTGGCGTCGGTGCCGGTTTCGCTGGCGCCCGCCTTGGGCACCAGGATCAGCGTCTGGTTCTCGACGCGCCAGCTATGCAACTTGGACAGGAAGTTCATGCCGAGCACGTCGAGATTGCCGAAATTGTCCGAGACCACGACGCCAAGGTCCTGGGTTTCGAGCGGGCCGATCGCGAGCTGCTCGATGCGGCCGCGCCGGGCAGTGACCGTGCCGTTGGCGGTCTCGATCATCACCGGCATGCCGCGGCTCTCGCCGATACCCGCCGCGGCGGCGGTGCGTGCCGAGATCGCCGTGATCGTCGCGCCACTATCGATCAGCATGCGCTTCTCGACGCCGTTCAACTTCACCCGCGCCCAGAAATGGCCGTCGGGCGCCATGCGAATGCGCACGGTCTCGCCATCGACCTGCTGGTCGTCGATGCCGAGCTTTGCCGTGGCGGCGGCGAAGACCGCGCCGATCTCGTGCCGGTGCGCGACCGCGAGGACAGTCAGCACGATGATCAGCGCCCAGGTGACCAGCGAGCGCAGCACGAAGCCGATCGACAGTTTCCGGACCGAGAGCGCGCTGAGGACGAGCACGAGCACGCCCACCAGATAGATCAGGTCCATGCTGTCCCATTCGCTCACGCGCGCATCTCCAGGCCGTCAAAGCCGGGCTCGACCCCTGGAGGCAGCTCGGCAGTCAAGCGCATATAGTCCATCGATTGGTCCATATGA is a genomic window containing:
- a CDS encoding retropepsin-like aspartic protease family protein, with product MSEWDSMDLIYLVGVLVLVLSALSVRKLSIGFVLRSLVTWALIIVLTVLAVAHRHEIGAVFAAATAKLGIDDQQVDGETVRIRMAPDGHFWARVKLNGVEKRMLIDSGATITAISARTAAAAGIGESRGMPVMIETANGTVTARRGRIEQLAIGPLETQDLGVVVSDNFGNLDVLGMNFLSKLHSWRVENQTLILVPKAGASETGTDASVAPEPQPKRRLRRDDI